The DNA window GTAGAGGACTTGCAAGATGTGCTGTATACCCATCATTCAAGAAATCCTTTGAACGTGCTTATTATCCCGTTGTAAATCGAGGATATTCTAATAGTTCCTCAAcagataaagaaaaggaagaaggagaagaaaatgaagaaggtgaagaaaatgaagaaggtgaaaaatCTGATGCAAAAGGagataatgaagaaaaacttGAAACGGAAGAAAGCAGTTACtatccaaaaaaatgataaagaacaaaaagaatgTCCTTTTGGAATAATATCAAGCGGTCCGAATGGAGAATGTTTAGAACCAAATGTGCGTTTAGGTACTGctcttggaaaaaattgggtAGGCAGGTCTCCCACAGAGGCCGAAATAGAAGAGTTTAGATGTTTTAGTCTTAAGAGTTTATTTGGAATTGATGATAACATGTTAAAGAACAACACATTCAGCTTTTCCACGGGATGTGCTTTATCAATGGGAGTGCTGATGACAATGTTCGTCTATTATAAAGTAATTAGGAAAtttgctttaaaaatatatatatagtttttttcctaccaGTATTTCACGTTTCTTACGGATTTATAACTACACATTAGGGGCGTTATACATGCTgtgtatttttcctttccacatTAGATTACCCCCATTGGATCCTGGATGAATAGGATGttgcaaggaaaaaaacacttgAACACACATGGTGGGATGGTTATGTATCATTTAGGACAAGGTAGACCGGGAGAAGCTAGGCCAGGACCGGGAAATGCTAACGCTGAAAATAGGCGGTTACGCGTTGCTTATCATTCCATTTGAGAATGTGTTGCATAGTTCGACGTGAGATGGAAGGCGATTTTAAATTGCGTTCATATGTTAACACCGCACGATTTAAAAGTGAAATATTGCTAAGTTATAAAAGTGtgaatgaacatttttttacaaatgcaCACATTCTGCATTTGCgaacttttttcttaaccGTTCATGTATcattcttttaatttaaaaaaaatatgttttttaattttattttatcagtTTTTTAGTAAGCACAATTTGTGACAGTATCTTGTTAAATTGAAGTTTGCATCGCTCCTGTAGGTCAGCATGTGGGCTGTTCATCGGgtgcgccatttttttttttttgtcatgaCGTGGAAATTGTTTAGTGCATTAAATGGGAATACTATTTGCTGTTAATATGTTCGTGGGAATATGCGCACAGTGGTTATACTTTTAGGATgattttctttccattttttttgtttttataattggGGGCATTTATCACCCACTGTATATATGCTAAATGTAATTGTTGGGGGTTACAACTGTGGTCCACCAGAGTGGGCAAAAATGGGTACGAGTACATTCACAGGATGATCTAATGATGGAACTTTTCACATTTGGCTATTCGGGTTATCTACAAGGCGCAGTACATTAGGGTAAAACGTGTTGCATttagaagataaaaaaggggtgttCCCATTATGTATTCGATGTGTATTTCATATCAGGGCAACGTACAATTGGTAGCCATTTAACACGATGAATGATGAAAGAAGGCAAGCAAATGATATTTGTTCTAATCTAAATGTTTTAAGAGGGCATTCTCTGCTTTTCTAGCGTTTGATGGGAGCATCAGGAAGTGTTCTGATGCTTATGAAACTAAAGTGGTGTCGGttttataataatgaaaaagtgTGATCCGCTTTAGAAATAGCAATTGGAATGTGAAATGAGGAAGCATGTTATACGATGGGCGCATCTGAAAAATGCATGCATATTGGACCGCTACACAAGATGAACTTATTCAAACCAAGGGTGCTAAATAATTAATGATTATTCGTTTAAGTATTAATTGCGAGTAGCACAAATCtcacaattttaattttacagtGATGTGAAAAGGGAGTTTGGTGCGATATGCCGCATAGATGtagcacaatttttttgcacaaaaattaaCCCGCATAATTTTATCCAGCAGGCTAAGCCCCAAATGGagttttttgcaaatatcaattgaaattttaatgtatatattttaagtGTAGTTAGTAAGAAATTCATTAAGGTAAAAAGGAATAGTCCTTccaaggggaaacaaaagtgtgttaaaatataagcaACATTTTAacgttacaaaaaaaagggaaattatAAAGATGAAATCAAATAGGTGTAGCATTTTTAAGTGAACTATATAtgctcacatttttaataacataCTATGTTTATGTTATTAGTTATGCGGAGGGGTAAGCCACTGATCACATTCCTTTTCGAGTTGTTCTCTTTGCATGTTACACCCTCGCAAAGGAATTCTCATATGGAGTGATAGCCTATGTTGGATTCCCTGTCATCGAGATTAACATCCTCAAATGGTGAATTCGTTTccattatataatgaatctgtttcatataaaaattgtgagcaATCCGTTTGGTCTTATTGAGTTTTCTGCGCAACCAGGATCCAATGGGGGTGAactgatggaaaaaaaaaaaaaaaaaatgtcaattgATTAGAAGTGTCCCTTTTCGTGATCATCCCTTTGGAGGAACAATCGTACAAGCAACGTTTTATAACATGCACATGAAgagtatatattttaggaCAATTTCTACAAACCTCATGTATAGAGAatagaaagaaaaacactCCTATCACTATGGGCACGATGGAGAATCTGCGTAAAGATAAAGGAGAACTACCTTCGATTTTATGCATCTCTGTTTCAGTTGTGGGATTTCCAGAAAGTGCCTGCTGATATGATTTAGCTTTGTCTTCAAGGTACTTTGCAACATCTTCTTTGATTGAAAAGAGGTCTTCCCTCAGCTGGTCGTTACACATATAGTACACCTTGCAGTAGGAGGTTAGAGGTTTTCTGTTGGAACATTCTGCGTagattttttcatattcctcccttttgtttttataataatcgTAGAAGAATTCctttataaataaatctACGTTGGAATTTCCTCTATTCAGGTTGTAATATTTAAGAAATTCGTGCAGCACTTCCattatgttgttttttatcttctcctCGTCGTACTCAAAGAGCGAAGTGTATTGCAGAAGTATGAGCTTATACAAGTTTGGGTACTAACAGGAGGGGGGTGGGGATGGGTAATATAATGTGTCTAGTGTGATGCATGTTTGTGAGGAAAATGATGGTGGGGTCTGACAATGCTTTGTGAGTGACACAATAAGCGGAGTCTAAATGTATGTGCATTTgtgttaaagaaaaatgatgagaaTACCACATCGTCCACTATTTTGGGGAGGTGATGAGTGGAAAGGCTTTTCTCCGCCTGAACTAAGTCACCCCCTATTTTGGGAGTTTCCCCACTTGCTGCCTTGGGTGACCGAAGTGATACTATTTCTGGCATAGAAGGCAACGCTTTATTGTGACACACGGCTGAGAAGGAGCCCTTTTCttgttcatataattttctaAAACGGTTTAATGCTTGGCAGAACTGATTATCAGCTTGGGGGAAGCATTTTTCCAGCCCCTTATTATAATTATCCTTGCAGTTCTGGAGAAAATTCAGACACCCCTCATCCCTAtcgccttcatttttttctttgactCCCagtttgttattttttaattcgtagTACTGCTTATACAGCTCGTGCAATATATCAagtttttccaaatgggCACTTTCAATGGGGTGAAATTGGTCCGTTAATTTGTATTTGCTTTTAATCTTATCGTAGTGCGTCTTCAGGTCTAGGTAGAAAAGGGACCTCAGTTCTTCAGGGACGTTTTTATCCCTCAATTGGGTGCTTAACCAGTAGTTCAAGAAGGCCGTGTGTTTGGGGGTGGTGCTAGAACTCTCAGCAGCGGTGTGGTTTGTAGAATTTCCAACAGCTGAGTGGTTGGCGGAACTTCCAACATCTGAGTGATTGGCGGAACTTCCAACATCTGAGTGTTTGTCGGAACTTCCAAAATCTGGGTGGTTGACGCAACTCTCCTCAGCAGTGTCTTCGCTAGGGTTTAGAAGCTTAAATAGTATTACAaactttttgcaaatatcTACCGCATCAGAATTGGACTTAAAGGCAGACTTCGTATCACCGCAGAAG is part of the Plasmodium cynomolgi strain B DNA, chromosome 1, whole genome shotgun sequence genome and encodes:
- a CDS encoding VIR-like CYIR protein (putative); this translates as MSHEPDYEIFQNLTEYQKNEGLIDLNQYPEETSFCGDTKSAFKSNSDAVDICKKFVILFKLLNPSEDTAEESCVNHPDFGSSDKHSDVGSSANHSDVGSSANHSAVGNSTNHTAAESSSTTPKHTAFLNYWLSTQLRDKNVPEELRSLFYLDLKTHYDKIKSKYKLTDQFHPIESAHLEKLDILHELYKQYYELKNNKLGVKEKNEGDRDEGCLNFLQNCKDNYNKGLEKCFPQADNQFCQALNRFRKLYEQEKGSFSAVCHNKALPSMPEIVSLRSPKAASGETPKIGGDLVQAEKSLSTHHLPKIVDDVVFSSFFFNTNAHTFRLRLLCHSQSIYPNLYKLILLQYTSLFEYDEEKIKNNIMEVLHEFLKYYNLNRGNSNVDLFIKEFFYDYYKNKREEYEKIYAECSNRKPLTSYCKVYYMCNDQLREDLFSIKEDVAKYLEDKAKSYQQALSGNPTTETEMHKIEGSSPLSLRRFSIVPIVIGVFFFLFSIHEFTPIGSWLRRKLNKTKRIAHNFYMKQIHYIMETNSPFEDVNLDDRESNIGYHSI